A section of the Pseudorasbora parva isolate DD20220531a chromosome 2, ASM2467924v1, whole genome shotgun sequence genome encodes:
- the prkar1aa gene encoding cAMP-dependent protein kinase type I-alpha regulatory subunit: MASSSTSSEEERSLRECERYVQKHNIQQLLKECIVQLCTVRPERPMLFLKECFERLEKEEAKQISSQQKSSSRSDSREDEVSPPMNPVVKGRRRRGAISAEVYTEEDAASYVRKVIPKDYKTMAALAKAIEKNVLFAHLDDNERSDIFDAMFSVTYIAGETVIQQGDEGDNFYVIDQGEMDVYVNNEWVTSIGEGGSFGELALIYGTPRAATVRAKTNVKLWGIDRDSYRRILMGSTLRKRKMYEEFLSKVSILESLDKWERLTVADALETVQFEDGQKIVVQGQPGDEFFIILEGSAAVLQRRSENEEFVEVGRLAPSDYFGEIALLMNRPRAATVVARGPLKCVKLDRPRFERVLGPCSDILKRNIQQYNSFVSLSV, from the exons ATGGCGTCCAGCAGTACGAGCAGTGAAGAAGAGAGGAGCTTGCGGGAGTGTGAGCGCTACGTGCAGAAGCACAACATCCAGCAGCTGCTGAAGGAATGCATTGTGCAGCTGTGCACTGTCAGGCCTGAGAGGCCCATGCTTTTCCTCAAAGAGTGCTTTGAGAGGCTCGAGAAG GAGGAAGCTAAACAGATCAGCAGCCAGCAGAAGTCGAGCTCTCGCTCAGACTCCCGAGAAGATGAAGTCTCTCCTCCCATGAATCCGGTGGTAAAGGGCCGGCGGCGACGCGGTGCCATCAGTGCAGAGGTCTACACTGAGGAAGATGCAGCTTCTTATGTCAGAAAG GTCATTCCTAAAGACTATAAAACTATGGCTGCCCTTGCTAAAGCGATCGAAAAGAATGTGCTTTTTGCCCATCTTGATGACAATGAAAGAAG TGACATATTTGATGCTATGTTCTCAGTCACCTACATTGCAGGAGAGACTGTCATTCAACAAG GGGATGAGGGGGATAATTTTTATGTTATTGATCAAGGTGAAATGGAT GTGTACGTCAACAATGAGTGGGTAACCAGTATTGGAGAGGGTGGCAGTTTTGGTGAGCTGGCTTTAATTTACGGCACTCCCAGAGCAGCCACTGTCAGAGCAAAAACCAATGTCAAGCTGTGGGGAATTGACAGAGACAGCTACAGGAGAATACTCATG GGAAGTACTCTAAGAAAGAGAAAAATGTATGAAGAATTCCTTAGCAAGGTCTCCATTTTGG AGTCTCTGGATAAATGGGAACGGTTGACGGTTGCTGACGCTCTCGAGACAGTCCAGTTTGAAGATGGCCAGAAGATTGTTGTGCAGGGTCAACCAGGAGATGAGTTTTTCATTATCCTTGAG GGCTCGGCAGCAGTCCTGCAGCGGCGGTCGGAGAATGAGGAATTTGTGGAGGTCGGAAGACTCGCACCATCTGACTACTTTG GTGAGATTGCTCTGCTCATGAACAGGCCTCGTGCTGCCACCGTGGTTGCTCGTGGCCCTCTGAAGTGCGTAAAACTTGACCGCCCCAGGTTTGAACGTGTGCTCGGCCCCTGCTCAGATATCCTGAAGAGAAACATACAGCAGTACAACAGCTTTGTGTCTCTGTCGGTCTGA
- the zgc:86896 gene encoding actin-related protein 2/3 complex subunit 1A-A — translation MSLYSFGLEPLSCHAWNKDRTQIAISPNSNDVHIYQKKEKDWIKIHELTEHSGRITGIDWAPESNRIVTCASDRNAYVWTLKDGVWKPTLVLVRINRAATCVKWSPLENKFALGSGAKLISVCYFEKENDWWLSKHIKKPINSTVLSLDWHPNNMLLAAGSADLNCRIFSAYIKDIEDRPGPTPWGSKMPFGELLLEYKECGGWVHSVCFSPSGDALVWVSHNSAISVADASQGKEVTQLKTGHLPLLSVLYVSETEIVAAGHDCCPYQFSYKGPGCLEFVKKVHIHKQSSRGNVSAMQHFRNLDKKATAEEEDTDLGSLHQNSITQLCILEGLKAKVEKFSSVSLDGAMVVWDLKH, via the exons ATGTCCCTCTATAGCTTTGGATTGGAGCCTCTGTCCTGTCATGCCTGGAACAAAGACCGAACAC aAATCGCCATTAGCCCCAACAGCAATGATGTGCACATTtaccaaaagaaagaaaaggacTGGATTAAGATTCATGAACTAACAGAGCACAGTGGGCGAATCACAG GGATTGACTGGGCCCCAGAGTCCAACCGTATCGTCACATGTGCCTCCGATAGGAATGCCTATGTGTGGACACTTAAGGATGGGGTTTGGAAGCCAACACTAGTGCTGGTTCGCATCAATCGAGCTGCCACATGTGTCAAGTGGTCACCTCTTGAGAACAAGTTTGCTCTTGGAAGTGGAGCCAAACTTATTTCAGTGTGCTActttgaaaaagaaaatgacTG GTGGCTGAGTAAGCATATCAAGAAACCCATTAACTCCACCGTTCTGAGTCTAGACTGGCATCCCAACAACATGCTGCTGGCGGCTGGCTCCGCTGATCTCAACTGCAG AATTTTTTCTGCGTATATCAAGGACATTGAGGACAGGCCTGGACCAACACCATGGGGATCCAAAATGCCTTTTGGGGAGTTGCTTCTGGAGTATAAGGAGTGCGGTGGCTGGGTCCACAGTGTCTGTTTCTCTCCATCTGGTGATGCTCTAGTCTGGGTTAGCCACAACAGTGCCATCAGTGTAGCAGATGCCTCGCAGGGAAAAGA GGTTACTCAGCTGAAAACAGGACATCTTCCATTGCTGAGTGTGCTGTATGTCAGTGAGACTGAGATTGTAGCTGCG GGCCACGACTGTTGCCCTTATCAGTTCTCATACAAGGGTCCTGGATGCTTGGAGTTTGTGAAGAAAGTGCACATTCACAAGCAGAGCTCCAGGGGAAATGTGTCTGCCATGCAGCATTTCCGTAATCTGGACAAAAAAGCAACTGCTGAGGAGGAAGACACTGATTTGGGAAGTCTGCATCAGAACAGCATCAC CCAACTATGTATTCTGGAAGGGCTGAAGGCTAAGGTGGAGAAATTCAGCAGTGTGTCTTTAGATGGTGCCATGGTTGTCTGGGATTTAAAG CACTGA